A genomic window from Streptomyces broussonetiae includes:
- a CDS encoding dihydrofolate reductase family protein, giving the protein MDQLLRVMNFNVSSDGIGAGEDQSLERPFGCDRPERLFAWAGATASWPMRTDPGGSRGLDDYFTRDFARNIGAEIMGRNKFGPQRGPWRDHDWRGWWGQEPPFRTPVFVMTRHTRPSFTLSDTTFHFVDGDPATVLERAREAAQGKDVRLGGGVTTIRQFLDAGLVDTMHVAVSPVRLGSGLRLWESPDELLDRFHLEVVPSPSGVTHHLFWRR; this is encoded by the coding sequence ATGGATCAACTGCTGAGAGTGATGAACTTCAACGTCTCGAGTGACGGAATCGGTGCCGGTGAGGATCAGAGTCTCGAGCGGCCGTTCGGATGCGACCGTCCCGAGAGGCTGTTTGCCTGGGCCGGAGCCACGGCGAGCTGGCCCATGCGCACGGATCCCGGGGGGAGCCGGGGCCTGGACGATTACTTCACGCGAGACTTCGCGCGCAACATCGGTGCCGAGATCATGGGCCGCAACAAGTTCGGGCCGCAGCGTGGGCCATGGCGGGACCATGATTGGCGCGGCTGGTGGGGTCAGGAGCCCCCGTTCCGCACGCCGGTGTTCGTCATGACCCGCCACACGCGTCCGTCGTTCACGCTCTCCGACACCACGTTCCACTTCGTCGACGGCGACCCGGCCACGGTCCTCGAACGGGCGCGGGAGGCGGCGCAGGGCAAGGATGTCCGACTTGGCGGCGGGGTCACCACCATCCGACAGTTCCTCGATGCCGGCCTCGTCGACACCATGCATGTGGCGGTCTCACCGGTAAGGCTCGGGTCGGGACTACGCCTCTGGGAGTCCCCCGATGAGCTGCTCGACCGGTTCCACCTGGAGGTCGTGCCCAGCCCGAGCGGCGTGACGCACCACCTGTTCTGGCGAAGGTGA